GGGGCAAAACCAAATTCTTTTTTTGGCGTAGCGCCTTGGCCCTGAAACGGTTCACACAAGGAGACCCCGCGGTGCTCGCCGAGTTGATCGTTCACAATTTTGCCATCATCCGAGACCTGCAGGTCGACTTCGAACCGGGCCTGAACGTGCTCACGGGCGAAACGGGCGCCGGAAAATCGATCCTCGTGGGCGCGGTGAACCTGATCCTTGGAAGCCGCGCTTCCCAGGAAATGATTCGTTCGGGAGCCGAAGAGGCCACGGTGGAAGCGCTTTTCGTCTTTCACGATTCCCCCGTTCTCCAGGAACGCTACCGGTCTCTGGGCCTTGCTCCGGGCGAAGAGTGCGTGATCCGCCGCGTGGTGTCGCGAACGGGACGGAACCGGGTGTTCATCGACGGTCAGCTGGTCACCCTGCAGCAACTCCAAGCGTTCGCCGAAGGACTCCTTTCCATATCAGGCCAACATGAACACCAGCTCCTTTTGAACCCGGAAGTCCACCTGGATCTTTTGGACGACTTCGGAAAGCTGGGGCCCCACGTCACCGACGTCGCCGAGGCCTTCGATCGCTGGACCCGTACCCGCGACCAATGGATGCGCCTTCGCCGGCATAGGGAGGAACTCGCACGGCAGCGGGACTTCCTGCGCTTTCAGTTGAACGAACTGGAATCGGCGTCCCTGAAGCCCGCCGAAGACGAGAAACTGCAGGCGGAAGAAAAGGTGCTGCGGCACGCGGAAACCCTCTACGAGGCGGCGAAGCGGGCTCAACGGCTGCTCTATTCCGACCAAGGCGCCGTACTGGAGCGCCTGGACCAGGTGGGAAAGGACCTGGCCGTTCTCGCCTCCATCGACCCCAGGCAGAAGACGCTTGCGGAACACCTGGACCAGGCGACCATCCACCTGGAAGAACTGCACCACGCCCTGCAGGAATACGCCGGAAGCATCGCCTTCGACCCACACCGCCTGGCGGAGATCCAGGATCGGCTGGCGTTGATCCAGCGCCTCGCCAAGAAATATGGACCAACCGTCGATCACATGCTGGAAAAATTGGAGGAACTCCGCACGGCGCTCGCCGACGAAGAGGAGCAGGAGTTCCGCGAAGAGGCGCTGCAGAAGGAGATGGAAACCCTTCGGAGTACCTACCTTTCCAGGGCTCGAGCTCTGTCGGAAGAACGCCGCCGGGCGGCATCGGCGCTGAGCGAGGCGGTCCGATCCGTCCTGGCTTCGCTGGATCTCCCGAGGGCGCGATTCGACGTCCGGTTTGATGAGGAACGTGAAAACCTGGAAACCGTGACAGACGCGGCGTTCACCCGCAAGGGCGTGGACCGGGTGGAATTCCTCCTTTCCGCCAACCCGGGCGAAGACCTGAAGCCCCTCGCGCGGGTGGCCTCCGGAGGCGAGCTTTCCCGGATTCTTCTGGCGCTCAAGAGCCTGCTCAGCCTGCAAGGGGAAGCCGAAACCCTCATCTTCGACGAAGTGGACACGGGGATCGGAGGACGGACCGCGGAACTTGTGGGGCGCCAGCTGCAACAACTCGCCCGGCGCCACCAGGTGATCTGCATCACCCACCTCCCGCAGATCGCCTGCTACGGCGCCCATCATTACAAGGTCGCCAAGCACACGTCAGGCGACGAAACCCATACCCTCATCACACGCTTGGACGGAGGGGAACGCGTGGAGGAGCTGGCGCGGATGCTTGGAGGCGTGAGCATTTCCGAAAAAACGCGGGCTCATGCCCGGGAATGGCTGGAAAAAGCTCAAAGGGCGACCTGCGGCGAAGCGTCCTCCTGAAGTCCTGTTCCGGCGCCTCGGCGTTTCCCTGGAACTCCCGCTCCCCCCTGAACCCCTTCCGGATGGGCCAAGCATTCATCCACATAAGCGCTAAGTTATTTTGTAAACATTCACGGGTTGCATTTATGCCATTGGGCTGTTTTTAAAGATGAACATCGAACATTGAACATTGAACGTCCAACATCGAATGAAAAACCGGGGCGCATTTATGCCATTGAGCTGTTTTTAAAGATGAACATCGAACATCGAACATTGAACGTCCAACATCGAATGAAAAACCGGGGCGCATTTCCCCTCGTTCCCAAGCTCTGGCTTGGGAACGGCCTCACCGAAGCTGGAGCTTCTGCACAGTTGTGTTCCCAAGCTGGAGCTTGGGAACAAGAAGCAAGTTCCTTTTTTCCCATTCACTATTCGATGTTCGATGTTCGATGTTCGATGTTCGATGTTCGATGTTCGATGTTCGATGTTCGATGTTCGATGTTCGATGTTCGATGTTCATTTTTTCCAGTCGATACAGGGAAAAAAACAACTTAGCACTTATGCCCTTCATCCACCGGCGGCGGGCGAACCGCCCCGCCGCCTCCCCTCAAGCCGCCTCCCCTCAAGCCGCCTCCCCTCAAGCCGCCTCCCCTCAAGCCGCCTCCGGCTCCACCAACCGCGGGAGAATCTCGCCCGCCTTCCCGAGGAGACTGACGTCCAGCATGCTGCTGAACGGAGTGGGTTCCAGGTTGATTTCGGCCACGAACGCTCCGTGTTTTCTGGCGTAGAGCCCCATGGAAGCGGCCGGCTGGACCACGGCCGATGTCCCGATCACCAGCATCAGATCGCAGGATCGAAGCCCTTCGTAGACCCTCTCCAGCACCTCGGGATCCAGCGCCTCCCCGAACCAGACCACGTCGGGCCGAAGCAGCCCACCGCACACACCGCACGTAGGCAGTTCGGGAAGCGGCACACGGCGGTCTTCGGAGGTTACGGCGCAGCGCGTGCAGCGCACCCGCCAGATGTTGCCGTGAAGCTCCAGTACATTGCGGCTTCCGGCCTCTTGGTGCAGGTTGTCGATGTTCTGGGTGACGAGGGTGAAACGGGGAAAGCGCCGCTCCATGGCGGCCAAGGCGCGGTGGCCTGGATTCGGCGAGAGCGGACCCAGCAGCTCCCGCCTCCAGTTGTAGAACGCCCATACCAGACGCGGGTCTCGGGCGAAAGCTTCCGGGGTGGCGAGATCCACGGCCCGGTGACTCCGCCACAGGCCCCCTTCCCCACGGAAGGTGGGCACACCGGACTCCGCGGAAACTCCGGCCCCGGTCAGCGCCACCACATGGTGAGCCTGACGGAGCCGTTCCTTGAGTTGAGTCAGGGCGCGTTCCAGGACGGGATCGCCTGCGCTCACAACGTTCCTCCATCGTCCAGGCGTTTCAGGATCTCGTGGATGTTCAGACACCGCCTATGGAAGCCTTCCAGGCCGTAAACCATGTTCGCTTCCAGCACGTAGTAGCGGCCGTCATGCCGGCAGATGTCCAGGCCCACTTCGCCGAACCCGCACCGGCAGGCCACATCGCGCGCGAAATCCAGGGCGTCTTCCGGAATGGCATCGAACACCAGCGAAGCTCCCAGGGAAACATTGTTTCGAAATTCGCCGGGGGGTGCCACCCGCCAGTAGGCGTGCACCACCCGGCCCGCGATCAGAACCACCCGAAGGTCCCGGTCGATCGGGAGGTATTCCTGGATGTACGCGGGTCGACAGCGCGCCAGGTATCGCTCCAGGTCCTTTCGGTTTTCGATCCGCCAGACGCCGGAGCCCTGCGAAGATCCCAGGGGATCTTTCGCGATGAAGGGGTACGTGAAATCGCTGAGGATGCAGGGGCTCCGACGCCTTCCGTAATAGACTTTCGTCCTGGGATGCGAAACGTCGAGAAGCTGGAACAAGCCGGTCTGCCGGATCTTGTTTCCCATGAATTCGTAATAGTTCCGCGGAAAGACGTCCTTTCCGGTGGAAAGGAAGAACGTCTCGTAAAGCCGGCTCGGATAGTAGATCTTGGCGGCACCGCGGATCAGGTCCCGCTCCTCCCCGGAATAGTCCTCCCAGTTGGGCCGGACCCCCAGGCACCTGAAGGACGGGCACCCCCGCGGCCTCTTACCCAGGGAGACTTTCTCACGACCCGATCCTGAACCGCCACGCTTCATGCCGGGTGAAACTCCATCCGGAATAGGACCATCGCCCGCCCGCGCCTTCGAATCCCCGTCATGGTGAGCCCCCTTCGGGTGCACGGCAGCCTCGTCGAAGCCGGTTGGGACGGCTTCGGGCTTCGCCGTGCCGGGGCGCGGCGGAGGCCGCAGGAACTCACGGGCTCATCCTCCTCACCGGGCGGACATCGGCCCCTTGATTTTGAACTGAAAATCTAGGACAAATCAGGAGCGTTGTGAAGCCCTTGCCGCAGGGTTTATAGAGCGAAGCAACCGGCGCCGGAGTCAGGGGCCCCGCCGCCCTCGGGAAACCGGCGGCCCCAAGGTTCCATGCCAGGAAGACGCGAGCCATGACCAGAATCGTCGCCATCTACGGAAGCCCCCGAAGGAACGGTAACACCTCGATGCTTCTACGGAGCGCCGTTTCGGCGGCACGGGACGAAGGCGCCGTGGTGGAGGAGTTCGTTCTTCGAGATCTCAGGATTTCGCCCTGTCTCGAAATCTACGCTTGCAAGGAGAAGGGGGAATGCGCCATCCAGGACGATTTTCAGCAGGTCGCTCGATCCATGCTGAACGCCCAGGGGATCATGCTGGCGTCGCCGATCTTCTTTTACACGGTGAGCGCCCACACCAAGGCGTTCATGGACCGCTGCCAGTCGCTCTGGGTCAAGCGCTACTGGATCGACCGGATTCCCTTCGGCATACGGCATTACGCCAGGAAGGGGCTCTTCGTTTCCGTTGGGGCGACCACCGGAAAGCGGCTCTTCGACGGCACCCTCCTCACGGTCCGATATTTCTTCGACGCCGTGGACACGGAACTGTGGGGGACCTTGCTCTACCGGGAATTGGACCTGGAAGGCGACGTCCTCAAACACCCGGATTACCTCACGTCCGCCTACCTGAAGGGCAGGGAAATGGCGATGACTTTGAAGGAAGCCGATTCCGGCTGAGCCGCCGTCGGCCTTGTCCCCTGTTCCCCCTTGTTTCGAAGGTGTGATTTTGACCGATTCCGACCGCGGACGGCACCGACTCCGAAGAGCTCTGGGGCTTCTGAGCCCGTTTTTCCGGCGCTACGGCCTGAGACTCACCGCTGGATGCCTGGCGCTGATCACCGTCGATTTCATCCAGCTCTGGATTCCACGGATCATCAAGAGCGCGGTGGACAGCCTGCAGGAAGGTTCCGCGTCTTCGGAGAGCCTCCTGCACCATGGCGGCCTGATTCTCCTCCTTTCCATCGCCGTCGCCGCGCTGCGCTTCCTCTGGCGCTATTTCATTCTGGGATTTTCGCGGTATCTCGAACGAGACATCCGCAATTCCATGGTTTCACACGTCATCACCCTGGATCGCACTTTCTTTCAGAAACGACCGGCCGGCGAAATCATGGCGCTCTCGTCCAACGACCTCGCCTCCGTTCAATTGGCCTGCGGCATGGGCCTGGTGGCCTTCACCGACGCGGTGGTCATGACCGTTGCGGCGCTGGCGTTCATGGCTTACATCCACCCGGGCCTCACCGCCATCGCGATGGCCCCGATGCCCGTCTTGGCGGTCCTCACCCGCTTTCTCGCGGCCCGCCTGCACCACCGGTTTCGCCGGGTCCAGGAACTTTTTTCCCATCTCACCGAGTTCACCCGCAATTGCCTGGCTTCCTTGAGGCTCATCAAGGCCTACACACAGGAACGCGTTCAATTGGAACGATTCGACCGACTGGGGCGCGCTTACATCCGAAACAACCTAAAGCTGGCGGCCATCCAGGGAACGCTCTTTCCCATGTCCGGATTCATCGGCAACATGAGCCTTCTTCTGGTGCTTTTCTTCGGAGGCCGGCTGACCATCCGGGAAACCATCACGGCCGGTGATTTTGTGGCCTTCATCAACTACCTGTTCATGCTGACCTGGCCTATGATGGCCCTGGGCTGGGTGGCGAACCTGTTTCA
This is a stretch of genomic DNA from Desulfoglaeba alkanexedens ALDC. It encodes these proteins:
- the recN gene encoding DNA repair protein RecN, producing the protein MLAELIVHNFAIIRDLQVDFEPGLNVLTGETGAGKSILVGAVNLILGSRASQEMIRSGAEEATVEALFVFHDSPVLQERYRSLGLAPGEECVIRRVVSRTGRNRVFIDGQLVTLQQLQAFAEGLLSISGQHEHQLLLNPEVHLDLLDDFGKLGPHVTDVAEAFDRWTRTRDQWMRLRRHREELARQRDFLRFQLNELESASLKPAEDEKLQAEEKVLRHAETLYEAAKRAQRLLYSDQGAVLERLDQVGKDLAVLASIDPRQKTLAEHLDQATIHLEELHHALQEYAGSIAFDPHRLAEIQDRLALIQRLAKKYGPTVDHMLEKLEELRTALADEEEQEFREEALQKEMETLRSTYLSRARALSEERRRAASALSEAVRSVLASLDLPRARFDVRFDEERENLETVTDAAFTRKGVDRVEFLLSANPGEDLKPLARVASGGELSRILLALKSLLSLQGEAETLIFDEVDTGIGGRTAELVGRQLQQLARRHQVICITHLPQIACYGAHHYKVAKHTSGDETHTLITRLDGGERVEELARMLGGVSISEKTRAHAREWLEKAQRATCGEASS
- a CDS encoding ABC transporter ATP-binding protein — translated: MILTDSDRGRHRLRRALGLLSPFFRRYGLRLTAGCLALITVDFIQLWIPRIIKSAVDSLQEGSASSESLLHHGGLILLLSIAVAALRFLWRYFILGFSRYLERDIRNSMVSHVITLDRTFFQKRPAGEIMALSSNDLASVQLACGMGLVAFTDAVVMTVAALAFMAYIHPGLTAIAMAPMPVLAVLTRFLAARLHHRFRRVQELFSHLTEFTRNCLASLRLIKAYTQERVQLERFDRLGRAYIRNNLKLAAIQGTLFPMSGFIGNMSLLLVLFFGGRLTIRETITAGDFVAFINYLFMLTWPMMALGWVANLFQRGVTSLERIRDLLEERPALRDPLHPVTLPVVRGQLRIRNLTFTYPGTREPALNEVSLEAGRGLLGIVGRTGSGKSTLCRLLARLYPIPDGTYYVDGIDVNRLSVDAVRRQIAYVPQNVILFSESIAQNIALGRPEASREEIESVARAAAIHEEIMAMEEGYDTRVGERGVRLSGGQRQRIALARALLTRRPILIIDDGLSAVDMETEYAIVHSLRSYLEGRTCIIVSHRVAPLSDADEIVILEAGRVAARGTHRRLLETNGFYAAIARHQAARRTADGA
- a CDS encoding ATP-grasp domain-containing protein; translation: MKRGGSGSGREKVSLGKRPRGCPSFRCLGVRPNWEDYSGEERDLIRGAAKIYYPSRLYETFFLSTGKDVFPRNYYEFMGNKIRQTGLFQLLDVSHPRTKVYYGRRRSPCILSDFTYPFIAKDPLGSSQGSGVWRIENRKDLERYLARCRPAYIQEYLPIDRDLRVVLIAGRVVHAYWRVAPPGEFRNNVSLGASLVFDAIPEDALDFARDVACRCGFGEVGLDICRHDGRYYVLEANMVYGLEGFHRRCLNIHEILKRLDDGGTL
- a CDS encoding SIR2 family NAD-dependent protein deacylase, with the protein product MSAGDPVLERALTQLKERLRQAHHVVALTGAGVSAESGVPTFRGEGGLWRSHRAVDLATPEAFARDPRLVWAFYNWRRELLGPLSPNPGHRALAAMERRFPRFTLVTQNIDNLHQEAGSRNVLELHGNIWRVRCTRCAVTSEDRRVPLPELPTCGVCGGLLRPDVVWFGEALDPEVLERVYEGLRSCDLMLVIGTSAVVQPAASMGLYARKHGAFVAEINLEPTPFSSMLDVSLLGKAGEILPRLVEPEAA
- a CDS encoding flavodoxin family protein is translated as MTRIVAIYGSPRRNGNTSMLLRSAVSAARDEGAVVEEFVLRDLRISPCLEIYACKEKGECAIQDDFQQVARSMLNAQGIMLASPIFFYTVSAHTKAFMDRCQSLWVKRYWIDRIPFGIRHYARKGLFVSVGATTGKRLFDGTLLTVRYFFDAVDTELWGTLLYRELDLEGDVLKHPDYLTSAYLKGREMAMTLKEADSG